From Candidatus Cloacimonadaceae bacterium, one genomic window encodes:
- a CDS encoding restriction endonuclease subunit S gives MGIETTVGTFCPFIYGKGLPAGSRNSFGTIPVYGSNGIVGWHDVPYTKGPTVVIGRKGTVGAVHYSPIPCWPIDTTFFIEYSDPQDARFTYYLLKTLGLELMNSDSAVPGLNRDAAHLRKIPLFDKTYRHAISQILGVLDEKIEVNRQICKTLEGTAQAIFKSWFVDFDPVLAKAAGKQPEGMNPEIAALFPDSFEDSETGPIPKWWKFSPCLKHLSIISGGTPKTTRHELWDGNIPWYSIGDAPPEHGVFVLKTEKSISQAGLESSSTRLLPVGTTIISARGTVGKLALTGVPMTMNQSCYGLVSISETPFWSYLTIADAVDTLKQRTHGSVFDTITRETFNNLSVIDPGNCLKQVFEGIVSPLMMAICNNVAMSHSLVSIRDFLLPKLISGKIRINDAES, from the coding sequence ATGGGGATTGAGACAACAGTAGGGACTTTTTGCCCCTTCATATATGGGAAAGGGCTTCCAGCGGGATCAAGAAATAGCTTTGGGACTATTCCAGTTTATGGTTCCAACGGTATAGTGGGATGGCATGATGTACCTTATACTAAAGGACCTACAGTCGTGATTGGTCGTAAGGGCACTGTTGGAGCTGTTCACTACTCGCCTATCCCTTGTTGGCCTATTGATACTACGTTTTTTATAGAGTATTCTGATCCACAAGATGCACGTTTTACCTACTATTTGTTAAAGACACTGGGGTTGGAGCTTATGAATTCTGATAGTGCTGTTCCAGGGCTTAACCGCGATGCAGCACATTTAAGAAAAATACCTTTGTTTGATAAGACCTATAGGCATGCTATCTCACAAATTCTTGGTGTTTTAGACGAAAAAATCGAAGTAAATCGCCAGATCTGCAAGACTTTGGAGGGCACAGCCCAAGCTATCTTTAAAAGCTGGTTTGTTGATTTTGACCCGGTACTTGCCAAAGCTGCAGGGAAACAACCAGAAGGAATGAATCCAGAGATTGCAGCCCTATTCCCAGATTCATTTGAAGATTCAGAGACAGGACCTATACCGAAATGGTGGAAGTTCAGCCCTTGTTTAAAACATTTGAGTATTATTAGCGGGGGAACACCGAAGACCACTAGACACGAATTATGGGATGGTAACATACCCTGGTATTCTATTGGAGATGCTCCACCGGAACACGGAGTTTTTGTTCTTAAAACTGAGAAAAGCATATCACAAGCCGGTCTTGAATCCTCATCAACAAGGCTTTTGCCTGTCGGAACGACGATAATATCTGCCCGGGGAACAGTTGGCAAATTAGCATTAACAGGTGTTCCCATGACGATGAATCAATCTTGTTATGGTCTTGTGAGTATTTCAGAGACTCCGTTTTGGAGCTACCTTACAATTGCCGATGCAGTAGATACATTAAAGCAACGAACCCATGGATCGGTCTTTGACACTATTACACGAGAAACATTCAACAACCTGAGTGTGATTGATCCCGGCAATTGCCTGAAACAAGTATTTGAGGGAATTGTAAGCCCTTTGATGATGGCGATATGTAACAATGTTGCGATGTCACATAGCTTAGTGTCTATCCGAGATTTTCTTCTGCCTAAATTGATAAGTGGTAAGATACGAATCAATGATGCAGAGAGTTAG
- a CDS encoding nitroreductase family protein: MSGIVFMQTRDLTGMVEFYGDKLGMELWLDQGGCCIMQSGNMLLAFCQRDKIDSRGVITFFYPDRAGVDEMYQKLAVCAKDRPKLNPVYNIYHFYASDPEGRKIEFQCFEQEIKPYLTAKEALIERRSVRKYKQTPVSDALLKEVFELCRYSPTARNMQAYYYIVIKDREILSKIVELRGSAGAPILAAPFAIAVCAKGELSKRVVQDACIAAYHLLLAAKTCGLGTCWVTDMDNDAVKELLQVPKEDYIACLTPIGFPDEEIPIPHRHEVHRFVRHIPEN, encoded by the coding sequence ATGTCCGGTATCGTGTTCATGCAAACGCGCGACCTCACCGGAATGGTGGAGTTTTACGGCGATAAACTGGGGATGGAGCTCTGGTTGGATCAGGGTGGATGCTGCATTATGCAGAGCGGGAATATGCTGCTGGCATTTTGTCAGCGGGACAAGATTGATTCCAGGGGTGTGATCACCTTTTTCTATCCCGATCGGGCTGGGGTGGATGAGATGTATCAAAAGCTGGCGGTATGTGCCAAGGATCGCCCGAAACTGAATCCAGTTTACAATATCTATCATTTTTATGCCAGCGATCCCGAAGGCAGGAAGATCGAATTTCAATGTTTCGAACAGGAAATCAAACCATATCTGACGGCGAAAGAAGCCCTCATCGAGCGTCGCAGCGTGCGCAAATACAAACAAACTCCGGTTTCGGATGCACTGCTGAAAGAGGTGTTTGAGCTCTGTCGCTATTCACCTACGGCGCGAAATATGCAGGCGTATTATTACATCGTAATCAAGGATCGGGAGATTTTGTCCAAGATCGTGGAGTTGCGCGGTTCCGCAGGAGCGCCGATATTGGCAGCGCCTTTTGCAATCGCGGTTTGTGCCAAAGGGGAGCTTTCCAAACGGGTGGTTCAGGATGCATGCATCGCCGCTTACCATTTGCTGTTGGCGGCAAAGACATGCGGGCTGGGAACTTGCTGGGTGACGGATATGGACAACGACGCGGTCAAAGAACTTTTGCAGGTTCCCAAAGAAGACTATATTGCGTGTCTGACCCCGATCGGCTTTCCCGATGAGGAAATCCCGATTCCGCACCGCCATGAAGTGCATCGTTTCGTTCGCCATATCCCTGAAAACTAA
- a CDS encoding class I SAM-dependent DNA methyltransferase: protein MANGNGANVGFEKELWQAADALRSNMDAAEYKHIVLGLLFLKYISDAFEEQYQKLDADRDKGADPEDQDEYLAKNVFWVPQDARWSLFKANAKQPTIGKLLDDAMIAIEKDNPALKGVLPKDYAHPRLDKQRLGQLIDLVSNIGLGDKENRSKDMLGRVYEYFLSQFASAEGKRGGQFYTPRCIVKLLVEMLAPYKGRIFDPACGSGGMFVQSMEFVNAHANGNGNGGKAKPDISIYGQESNHTTWRLARMNLAIRGIDGNLGKEHADSFHKDLHPDLKADFVLANPPFNDSDWRGDLLKDDKRWKYGTPPPSNANFAWVQHFIHHLAPTGMAGFVLANGSMSTATTAELEIRKNIIKADLVDCMVALPGQLFYSTQIPVCLWFVTRIKNISLFRDRRGQTLFIDARKLGSLIDRVHRELSDDDIKQIADTYHAWRGDPDSGTYEDIPGFCKSATIEEIREHNHILTPGRYVGAADIEEDDEPFEEKMAKLCATLKEQMKKSDELNQIIWENLKDIGYGD, encoded by the coding sequence ATGGCTAACGGAAACGGTGCAAATGTCGGTTTTGAAAAAGAACTATGGCAAGCAGCAGATGCGCTTCGAAGCAATATGGATGCTGCAGAATACAAGCATATCGTACTGGGATTACTCTTTCTAAAGTACATTTCAGATGCGTTTGAGGAGCAATATCAGAAACTGGATGCTGATAGGGATAAAGGAGCTGATCCAGAGGACCAGGACGAGTACCTTGCCAAAAACGTATTTTGGGTGCCCCAAGATGCACGTTGGTCGTTATTCAAAGCTAATGCTAAGCAGCCGACTATCGGAAAACTGCTTGATGATGCGATGATCGCCATTGAGAAAGATAATCCAGCTCTCAAGGGAGTTTTACCTAAAGACTACGCCCATCCTCGTTTGGATAAACAAAGACTTGGTCAATTGATTGATCTGGTTAGCAATATCGGGCTGGGAGATAAAGAGAATCGTTCCAAAGATATGCTTGGAAGAGTATATGAGTATTTCCTCTCACAATTTGCCAGTGCTGAAGGTAAAAGAGGCGGACAATTCTATACTCCTAGATGTATTGTTAAGCTGCTTGTAGAAATGCTTGCTCCGTATAAAGGACGAATATTTGACCCCGCATGTGGTTCAGGTGGTATGTTTGTCCAGTCAATGGAGTTTGTAAATGCCCATGCTAACGGGAATGGGAACGGTGGTAAAGCCAAGCCAGATATCAGTATTTATGGACAAGAATCAAACCATACTACTTGGCGCTTAGCAAGGATGAATCTGGCTATCAGAGGTATTGACGGAAACCTTGGTAAAGAGCATGCTGATAGTTTTCACAAGGACCTTCATCCTGACCTAAAGGCAGACTTTGTCTTGGCAAATCCCCCTTTTAACGATTCCGACTGGCGGGGAGATCTGTTAAAAGATGACAAACGCTGGAAATACGGAACACCTCCCCCATCTAATGCGAACTTTGCCTGGGTGCAGCACTTTATCCATCACCTTGCTCCAACCGGCATGGCTGGATTCGTTCTCGCCAATGGCTCAATGTCCACAGCTACAACAGCAGAACTGGAAATCAGAAAGAATATCATCAAAGCAGACCTGGTGGATTGCATGGTAGCATTACCCGGTCAACTCTTTTATTCCACGCAGATACCTGTCTGCCTTTGGTTTGTAACCCGAATCAAGAACATTAGCTTGTTCCGTGACCGCCGAGGACAGACTCTCTTTATCGATGCCAGAAAGCTTGGCAGCTTGATTGATAGGGTACATCGTGAGTTAAGTGATGATGACATCAAACAAATTGCTGATACTTACCATGCCTGGCGAGGTGATCCCGATTCAGGGACTTATGAAGATATCCCCGGTTTCTGTAAAAGTGCTACTATTGAAGAGATAAGGGAACATAATCACATCTTAACTCCGGGGAGATATGTCGGGGCTGCCGATATTGAAGAAGATGACGAGCCTTTTGAAGAGAAAATGGCTAAGTTATGCGCTACCTTGAAAGAACAAATGAAAAAGAGTGACGAACTCAATCAGATTATCTGGGAAAATCTGAAGGATATTGGATATGGGGATTGA
- the ileS gene encoding isoleucine--tRNA ligase translates to MYKTIELKESAGNLERRVRAYWRKHDLAQKSIDFREGKPQFVFYEGPPTANGKPGIHHVMSRTLKDVACRYKTMTGFQVKRKAGWDTHGLPVEIEVEKHLGLEDKRGIEEYGIEKFCRECRNSVFSYEKLWREMTELMGYWLDLDNPYITLSNDYIESVWWILNNFFERDLIYKAHKIVPYCPSCGTPLSSHEVAQGYRDVEDPSVFVRFKASDEENLYYLAWTTTPWTLISNVALAVHPDEIYVKVLHHEQNLILAKARLEVLEGDYQIIREFPGSELELRPYQPLFTFVETDKNAWYVCLADYVSMSDGTGIVHTAPAFGQDDYSLGLKYDLPFIQPVDSEGKFIAAVTPWAGQFVKAADKDIIRQLKEQGALYRRAQIKHSYPHCWRCDNMLIYYARESWYIRTTQFKQQLLDNNARINWYPSFVGEKRFGEWLENNVDWALSRDRFWGTPLNIWVCGDCGNKKSIGSIAELTQLGKLKDGSAVPEDIELHRPYIDDIVLDCDKCGFTMNRTPEVIDCWFDSGAMPFAQWHYPFENAERFERELFPADFISEGIDQTRGWFYSMLTISTLLKGVSSFKSCLVNDMILDKNGQKMSKSRGNSVDPIQLMLDHGADTIRWFLLEVSPPWVPTRFDVEGVREIQSKLFGTLKNVYSFYATYANIDGFDAAAYPLDWKRTSEIDRWIVSRLHTLIADVRGWMEQYDFTKVVRAIQDFVINEVSNWYVRRSRRRFWVMELTSDKIDAYRTLNQVMLETAKLMAPFSPYMAEELFLNLGGGESVHLADYPSSEKECIDAKLEAEMQIVIDLVYLGRAARNVCQIKTRQPLQSMYVPAKYEPVVRRMFDLIQEEVNIRQVNYVAEDEDFVHYDLKPEFKVMGPKYGKQMKAIAAVLANTKGQDLLSAFSAKGTYTITVDGGEIDLSPEEVAVHISSREGYVFESMKEMFVALDTTLTPELLREGFARELINKIQYTRKEQGFEIMDRINILWQADSEIKAAIAQHGDYISSETLCDDLSEKEAVDETMPEYDINGKTVHMRITRINQP, encoded by the coding sequence GAGGGCAAACCGCAATTTGTCTTTTATGAAGGACCTCCCACCGCCAACGGCAAGCCCGGCATCCACCATGTGATGTCGCGCACCCTCAAGGACGTCGCCTGCCGCTACAAAACGATGACCGGTTTTCAGGTCAAACGCAAAGCCGGTTGGGATACGCACGGTCTGCCGGTGGAGATCGAAGTGGAAAAGCATCTCGGGCTTGAGGACAAACGCGGCATCGAAGAATATGGCATCGAAAAGTTTTGCCGCGAATGCCGCAATTCGGTCTTCAGCTATGAAAAGCTCTGGCGCGAAATGACCGAACTGATGGGATATTGGCTCGATCTGGACAATCCATACATCACTCTTTCAAACGATTATATCGAATCCGTGTGGTGGATTCTGAACAATTTCTTCGAGCGCGATCTGATCTATAAAGCGCATAAGATCGTGCCCTATTGCCCAAGCTGCGGAACTCCGCTATCTTCTCACGAAGTGGCGCAAGGCTATCGGGACGTGGAAGACCCCTCTGTCTTTGTCCGTTTCAAGGCATCCGACGAAGAGAATCTCTATTATCTGGCATGGACGACCACGCCCTGGACGCTGATCTCAAACGTCGCGCTGGCGGTGCATCCGGATGAAATCTATGTGAAAGTGCTGCATCACGAACAAAACCTGATCCTCGCCAAAGCGCGTCTCGAAGTGCTGGAAGGGGATTATCAGATAATCCGAGAGTTTCCGGGAAGCGAGCTTGAACTTCGTCCCTATCAGCCGCTTTTCACCTTTGTCGAGACGGATAAAAACGCTTGGTACGTCTGTCTGGCGGATTACGTCAGCATGAGCGACGGCACCGGAATCGTGCATACCGCTCCCGCTTTTGGGCAGGACGACTATAGCTTGGGCTTGAAATACGATCTGCCCTTCATCCAGCCTGTGGATTCCGAAGGTAAATTCATCGCCGCGGTCACTCCCTGGGCGGGGCAATTTGTCAAAGCCGCGGACAAGGATATCATTCGTCAGCTTAAAGAACAGGGTGCGCTCTATCGCCGCGCTCAGATCAAACACAGCTATCCACATTGCTGGCGCTGCGATAACATGCTCATCTATTATGCCCGCGAAAGCTGGTATATCCGCACAACGCAGTTCAAACAACAGCTTTTGGACAACAATGCCAGGATCAATTGGTATCCTTCCTTCGTCGGCGAAAAACGCTTTGGCGAATGGCTGGAAAACAACGTGGATTGGGCGCTTTCCCGCGATAGATTCTGGGGAACTCCGCTCAATATCTGGGTCTGCGGAGATTGCGGCAACAAGAAATCCATCGGATCCATCGCCGAACTCACCCAGCTCGGCAAACTCAAAGACGGATCTGCAGTTCCGGAAGACATTGAATTGCACCGTCCATACATCGATGATATCGTGCTTGATTGCGATAAATGCGGCTTCACCATGAACCGCACTCCCGAAGTGATTGATTGCTGGTTTGATAGCGGCGCGATGCCATTCGCGCAGTGGCATTATCCTTTTGAAAATGCAGAAAGGTTTGAGCGCGAGCTCTTTCCCGCGGATTTCATCTCTGAAGGGATCGATCAAACTCGTGGCTGGTTCTATTCCATGCTCACGATTTCCACGCTGCTGAAAGGCGTTTCCAGCTTTAAAAGCTGCCTCGTCAACGACATGATTCTGGATAAAAACGGACAGAAAATGAGCAAATCGCGCGGAAATTCAGTGGATCCGATCCAGCTTATGCTCGATCACGGAGCGGACACGATCAGATGGTTTCTTTTGGAAGTGAGCCCTCCCTGGGTGCCCACCCGCTTTGATGTGGAAGGAGTCCGTGAGATCCAAAGCAAGCTCTTTGGAACGCTCAAAAACGTCTATTCCTTCTATGCGACCTATGCCAATATCGACGGTTTTGATGCCGCAGCTTATCCCCTGGATTGGAAACGGACTTCCGAGATCGATCGCTGGATTGTTTCCCGCCTGCATACCTTGATTGCAGACGTGCGCGGGTGGATGGAACAATATGATTTTACCAAGGTGGTGCGCGCTATTCAGGATTTTGTGATCAACGAAGTTTCCAACTGGTATGTGCGCCGCAGCCGTCGTCGTTTTTGGGTGATGGAACTGACTTCAGACAAGATCGATGCCTACCGCACCCTCAATCAGGTGATGCTGGAAACGGCAAAACTGATGGCACCTTTTTCGCCTTACATGGCGGAGGAGCTATTCCTCAATCTCGGCGGTGGAGAAAGCGTGCATCTTGCCGATTATCCTTCCTCTGAAAAAGAATGCATCGACGCGAAACTGGAAGCCGAAATGCAGATCGTGATCGATCTCGTCTATCTCGGCAGAGCAGCTCGCAACGTATGCCAGATCAAGACCCGCCAACCCCTGCAAAGCATGTATGTGCCTGCAAAATATGAACCTGTCGTGAGGCGTATGTTTGATCTGATCCAGGAGGAAGTCAATATCCGCCAAGTCAACTATGTGGCGGAGGATGAAGATTTTGTCCACTATGACCTGAAACCGGAATTTAAGGTGATGGGTCCCAAATATGGCAAACAGATGAAAGCCATCGCCGCCGTGCTGGCAAACACCAAAGGTCAGGATCTGCTTTCCGCCTTTTCCGCAAAAGGAACATATACGATCACCGTGGATGGCGGGGAGATCGATCTTTCACCGGAAGAAGTCGCCGTGCATATCAGTTCCCGCGAAGGATACGTCTTTGAAAGCATGAAGGAAATGTTTGTGGCATTGGATACCACGCTCACTCCGGAACTTCTGCGTGAAGGATTTGCCCGTGAACTGATCAACAAGATCCAGTATACCCGCAAGGAACAAGGCTTTGAGATCATGGACCGGATCAATATCCTTTGGCAGGCGGATTCCGAGATCAAAGCCGCCATCGCACAGCACGGAGACTATATCTCGTCTGAGACCCTTTGCGATGATCTTTCCGAAAAAGAGGCGGTCGATGAGACGATGCCGGAATATGACATCAATGGAAAGACCGTCCACATGCGGATCACCAGGATAAACCAGCCATGA
- a CDS encoding SUMF1/EgtB/PvdO family nonheme iron enzyme: MNKDAEGIKYIVEKDGKKYLLKVFFKTKFTRLDTLFNLQMRLKNLNKLNLAHTPKVVQVNQSTDPPYMVAEFVTGMPLAQIKASKPEMLTEEFIRTVGRQLLTAAIAIRMQGLNISNLALTGIMINETGDLKILSSGIAYEEVDEREDVFNIGVLLAQLLSQNTMYKSIYSPERLQEQKFNYISGTSVSLNKVLADCLHRNIMQRFSSLSSILSNFEKLPPVIEDSIWTIKEKTGDLLMESATDLPKPKPHIEYGFWILIGVILSLIILLLSTNLGRIILGGKSEEFKFVNIFSAQDSVQTVTTVSNPGFQREVAPVRTEYGSSKTGSNIAASDGFRVDPRLNAGLTAQSSAPAQSQPARAAKSMPATMVFIESNTFGFGRLKENLNHNVSQSGFYISKHELTQGEWSKFMMPANVSTSGDNLPVDNVSWIKTITYCNGRSQSEGLEPAYKIRGSGASMVVTCDFRANGYRLPTEAEWELAAKAGQLYNYSGSDFPEDVAWSRENSAGKLRAPGGKLANDNGLYDMTGNVSEWCWDWFDAIYPRTLPTFINPTGPDTGIQKVIRGGNVMNGEGRNLNIIWREKGDPNRGYQFVGFRLVRTH, from the coding sequence ATGAACAAAGATGCCGAAGGCATCAAATACATCGTGGAAAAGGACGGCAAAAAGTATCTGCTCAAGGTCTTCTTCAAGACCAAATTCACCCGACTGGATACGCTTTTTAACCTGCAGATGCGGCTTAAAAACCTGAATAAATTGAACCTTGCCCATACCCCCAAAGTAGTGCAGGTGAACCAAAGCACCGATCCGCCCTACATGGTGGCGGAGTTTGTGACCGGTATGCCTCTGGCACAGATCAAGGCAAGCAAACCGGAAATGCTCACCGAAGAATTTATCCGCACCGTGGGCAGGCAGCTTCTCACTGCTGCGATAGCCATCCGCATGCAGGGTCTCAATATCAGCAACCTCGCCCTGACCGGAATCATGATCAATGAAACGGGCGATCTGAAGATCCTTTCCTCAGGCATCGCCTATGAAGAGGTCGATGAACGCGAGGACGTCTTCAACATCGGCGTGCTGCTGGCTCAGCTATTATCCCAAAACACGATGTATAAGAGCATCTATAGCCCCGAACGCCTGCAAGAGCAAAAGTTTAACTATATCAGCGGCACAAGCGTCAGCCTGAACAAAGTTTTGGCGGATTGCCTGCACCGTAATATTATGCAAAGATTTAGCTCGCTTTCCAGCATCCTCAGCAATTTTGAAAAACTCCCCCCCGTCATAGAAGACAGCATCTGGACTATCAAGGAAAAAACCGGAGACCTTCTAATGGAAAGCGCCACAGATCTGCCCAAGCCCAAACCCCATATTGAATATGGCTTTTGGATCTTGATCGGAGTGATCCTATCCCTCATCATACTGCTGCTTAGCACCAATCTAGGAAGGATCATCCTCGGCGGTAAAAGCGAGGAATTTAAGTTTGTAAATATTTTCTCAGCGCAGGACAGTGTGCAGACCGTCACCACGGTCAGTAATCCTGGATTTCAAAGAGAGGTAGCCCCGGTCCGCACGGAATACGGATCCTCCAAAACAGGATCCAATATCGCCGCCTCGGATGGCTTTCGCGTCGATCCCAGATTGAACGCCGGGCTCACAGCTCAATCATCAGCTCCGGCTCAGTCCCAACCCGCACGTGCTGCCAAATCCATGCCTGCAACCATGGTCTTTATCGAATCAAATACTTTCGGCTTCGGCAGACTCAAGGAAAACCTCAACCACAACGTCTCCCAGTCCGGGTTTTACATCAGCAAGCATGAACTCACCCAAGGCGAATGGAGCAAATTCATGATGCCTGCAAACGTCAGCACCTCAGGTGATAACCTGCCGGTGGACAATGTCAGTTGGATCAAGACCATCACTTATTGCAACGGACGCAGCCAGTCCGAAGGCTTGGAACCGGCATACAAGATCCGCGGTTCAGGAGCTTCGATGGTTGTGACCTGCGATTTTCGTGCCAATGGCTATCGACTGCCCACCGAAGCGGAATGGGAACTCGCCGCCAAAGCCGGACAGCTTTATAACTACAGTGGATCGGACTTTCCCGAGGACGTTGCCTGGTCGCGTGAAAACAGTGCCGGAAAACTCCGCGCGCCGGGTGGTAAGCTGGCAAATGACAATGGGCTTTATGACATGACCGGGAACGTTTCCGAATGGTGCTGGGATTGGTTTGACGCCATTTACCCGCGAACTTTGCCCACATTCATCAATCCCACGGGTCCCGATACCGGGATTCAAAAGGTCATCCGCGGCGGCAACGTGATGAATGGAGAAGGCAGAAACCTCAATATCATCTGGCGTGAAAAAGGCGATCCCAACCGGGGATATCAATTCGTCGGATTCCGCCTCGTGAGAACTCACTAA